The Mucilaginibacter rubeus genomic interval CAGACGAGGTAAGGCAGCAAAGCCTGATCATCGAAAACCAGAACAAGGAATTGCTGGAGGCTAACCTGCAACTGGAAAAACAAGCAGGCGAAATATTGCGCATGAATGTTTTGCTTGAAAAGGACAACGTTCAGCTTAAAACAAACATTGAAAAGGTTACCGAATCGCGGGCTTTATCCACCGAACTGGACTATGAAGAATTTAGCGCCAAATACCCCGATCAGGAAACCTGTTTTAAATTCCTGTCTGCTTTAAAATGGAAAGATGGTTTTGTTTGTACCCGTTGCTCAAACACTACCTATTGCGCGGGAAGACTGCCGCACAGTCGCCGGTGTACCAAGTGCAGCTATGAAGAATCGGCCTTACATAATACCATATTTCAAAACAGCAGGATCCCTATTAATAAGGCCTTTTATCTTACCTATCTCATTTACAGCACCAACGGCACCATCTCATCGCACCAACTATCCGAAAAGCTTGATATCCGTCAAAGTACCTGCTGGACTTACGCCATCCGCATAAAAAAGGTACTACAGGAAAAGAAAAAATCACGAAAGAAGAATGACCAGCAAGGTTGGACGATGTTGGTGATGTAATAGGTTGTACTTCATCTGTGGAAATTCGCTGTCCGTAGAGTCTTACTTCGGACAACGACACAGAATCTATGGGCAGCTTTATAAAACTATGTCATTGCGAGCGCAGCGTGGCAATCTCGTAGCCAATGCATGTTCGCCTTGTAGAGCTACGAGATTGCTTCGTCGTTCCTCCTCGCAATGACATATTTGTTTACCGTTGCTTGCGTTCTTCGCTGTCCGTAGACTCTGTCTACGGACTCTTTATGCCTGTAGTCTCTGACTACAGGATCAGGTATTGTCAGAAATTCACGCATTCATGACTGTAGTTGCAAACTACAGTCATAGTGCATCCGTAGACAGAGTCTACGGACAGCAGTAACCTCTCGCTTTTACTTTCTAAAGCAATGAATCGCGATACCAAAACGAGATAATCGCAATACCCTCTTCCCTACCAAAACCCCATTTCCGGCATAAAAAAGCAGATTACAACCGTCTACCACTCCCTTCATTTGTCATTTTTTAAAATATTTTCATTTTTTTTTCTTGTTCACAAAGCGTATCAGCTACAAAACCGAAGCAGGTGTAACCCGCTGTAAATACGCCACTTCAACGTTTGAGTTCTTCGTTATCAAAACGTATCAAAATTGATTTAATTATCTTAAAATCAATAACTTACATAAGTTCACCCTGTTGCATTATTGGTTTATTCCACTTTAAATTTACCCCACCAATTACCAATTAGTAATACGCTTAACCAACAAATCACCTATATGAAGTAAAGATCGCGCTACGGCATTTACCTGCATCGCTATTGTGTAAACCAGGTTTTCCTTTAGCTCATTCTGGCAGCTATGGCTGCTTAACCAACTAAACAGCAATAAATTATGAAGAAAAAAATTACGCTAATTTTTGTTTTACTTATTACAATACTAACACGGACGTTTGCACAGGACGTTACCGTGAAAGGTATTGTTAAAGACAGCCAGGGTCTGCCAATACCTGGCGCCACTGTAAAAAACAAATCAACAGGTGCCGTAACAGTTACGGATGTAAAAGGTGGCTATTCAATTACCGCAAACAGCAACGCGACGCTGGTGTTTAGCTTCGTGGGTTCGGCCACACAGGAACAACAAATTAAAGGCCGCACAACAATTGATGTAACACTGGCCGATGCCAACAAACAATTGGAAGAGGTTGTGGTGATAGGTTACGGTACACGGGCCGTTAAAGACGTTACCGGAGCCATCAGCAGTGTTAAGGCCGAGAAACTGGAGAACGAACACCCAGCCAGCGCTACTGACATTATCAGGGGCAATATCCCAGGCATTTCGGTTGCACTGAATACCTCGGCCAAAGGCGGCGGTACAGGCGATCTGCAGATCAGGGGTAAAGCTTCCCTTTCGGGCAACGTTCAGCCTGTTATCGTATTGGATGGTGTTATTTATCCTGGTCAGCTGGCTGATATCAACCCTAATGATATCGACCGCGTTGACGTACTCCGCGACCCAAGCGCGCTTGCCGTATACGGTGCGCAATCGGCCGGTGGCGTTGTAGCTATTACTACAAAAAAAGGTAAAAAAGGCGGCACGCAAATCACCTTAAATGCCAACTTCGGTATTGCGCAACTATTGCAAAATCAAAAATACTACACCGGCGACGGCTTCCTGAACTGGCGTGCCGATGGGGCCCGCAGTTCTAACACTTCAAACCCCTATTACTATTATAGCAATCCTAACAAGCTGCCGGATGGTGTAACGCTTGCCCAATTCCTTAACGGTGCTACAGGCGACCCAACTACCATCTGGCTGCAACGTTTAGGTTTATTCCCTAATGAAATTGCCAATTACCAGGCCGGTAAAATGACAGATTGGTCAAAACTGATATTCCGCAATGGTTTCCGCCAGGATTATACCGGTAGCTTCTCCGGTAGTTCAGAAACAGTTAAGTACTACGTATCGGGCAACTATACCAAAAACCAAAACCTGATACAGGGCGGACAGTATACCGATGGCCGTTTCCGTGTAAACCTGGAAGGTAAAGCCGCCAAATTTTTGACGCTTGGTGTAAACGCCCAATTCGCAAGCCGCGATGAAGGCGCAGCCAGCACGCCACTTAGCGGACAAGCCATAGACGCCACTGAAGCCGACTGGACGCAGATCATCAACTCATCACCTTATGGCGATATGTACAATGCTGATGGCTCTTTGCGTCGTATTGATACTGATGACAGTGGTTTGAACCAGCGTAACCCTTTCCTGGGCAATCGCTACAATCAAAACGTGGCTGTGCAAAACACCCTGTTCTCGGTACTTTTTGCCCGTTTAGATCTTCCATTTGGTATCAAGTATACGGTGAACTATGCACCAACTATTGAATCATACAGGAACTTCTTCTTCCGTCCGGTAGCTAACCCTAATGAGCTTTCGGGTGGTACTGCTATCCGTACACAGGAGAACCGTTACAGGTACAACCTCGATAACATTTTAAGCTGGAATAAAACGTTCGGCATCCACAGCTTTGATGCAACCTTCCTGCTTAACAAAGAAAAATACCAAACCTGGTATACCAATGCTTCAAACACACAGTTAACCCCTACCGACATTTTGGGTTACCACAACATTGGTGCAGGGACCTTACCTGTTGAAAGCAGCGACGACCGCATCTATAACGCCGACGCTATCATGGGCAGGATCAATTACACCCTGTTAGGCCGCTATATCCTGACTGCAACTGTACGCCGTGACGGTTTCTCGGCATTCGGTTTAGAACACCCACGTGAAGTATACCCCTCAGCAGCAGTAGCATGGGTATTTAGTGATGAAAGTTTCATGAAGGGCGATGCCTTTAAATGGCTTGATTATGGTAAATTACGCTTCAGCTATGGTGCTAACGGTAACCGTACATCTACCACCACTGCCGATCCTTCTATCTCATTAGCCGTATTAGGCGGTATTAAATATCCCACCGCAAACAACTCCGGTACAGTTACCAATAACAGTGGTATTTATGTAAGTACCCTGCAAAACGCGCAGCTGAAATGGGAACGCACCGTAGGACCAAACATCGGTCTTGACTTCACCATACTGCACAACAGGCTTAGCGGTTCGATAGACGTTTACGACCGTAAAACTACCGACCTGCTTGTTAAACGCAGTATCCTTGACGTTCAGGGTTATAACTCGTCTGGTGATTTACCGGGTGGTGCTAACAACTCAAACCCGTATACCAACATCGGCCAGGTTAATAACAAAGGCTTCGAAATTTCATTGGATGGCAAGATCATGAAAAGTGAAAACTTTAACTGGAATGCCAGCGGTACTTTCTTCCTTAACCGCAATAAGATTGTTCACCTGTATGGCGCATTCCCGGTTACTGATGCCAACGGCGTTACTACTAACGTAGAAAAAGATGATATCGGTAACGGCTGGTTCATCGGTCATGATATCAACGCCGTTTGGGATTACAAGATCCAGGGCGTTTGGAAAACAACCGAAGCCGATCAGGCTGCAAAATATGGCGCAAAACCAGGCGATTTTAAACTGCAGGATGTAAACGGCGACTTTAAGTTTACCAACGATGACAAACAATTCTTAGGCTCACAAAACCCGAGCTTTAGCTGGTCGTTACGTAACGATTTCAACATCTTCAAACATTTTGATGTATCGTTCCTGCTGGTATCAAGCATTGGCGCACTAAAACAATATAATCAAGCCTTAAACAATCCGGGCAGCGTAGGCTTTGCACGTATGAATTCATACGTGTTGCCTTACTGGACACCAGATAACCAGATTGATGATTACGCCCGCTTAAACTCAGGTTCATCTGGCACTACCATCAACGTTTGGCGCAAAGCTTCATTTGTGAGGTTGCAAACGGCCTCTATAGGTTATACTTTCAGTCCACAGCTAATCAAACGCCTGGGTATCTCAAGCGCCAAATTATTCGTGAATGCCAGCAATGCTGCTGTGTTTTCAAGCTGGCCGCTTTGGGATCCGCAAAACGGCGGTCCTACGCCAAGATATTTATCAGCCGGGTTTAACGTAGTTTTTTAAAGAAGGGATTTTAATACATGAACAAGATAAACAAAAACATCATGGCTGCGGCTTTAACAGCGGCAACCATATTTATAACCGGAGGCTGTACCAAGCGGGCTGATCTGTATCCGCAGGCGCCTTCAAAATTCACGCCCGACGTAACTTATACCTCACCTGCCGCATTTAAAGCAGCTTTGGCTACCCTGAACGTAAGCGTTAGGTTTGAGTATTTCGGTGATTCGGCACCCTTACTTACCGAATCAATATTTACTGATGCAGCGGTTGAAGGCACCACGGATAAAACCACACCGGCGCAGGATTTGAACGCCCGTATCACCCCTACCGCCAACCTAAACAGCGACGACTATAACAAAATAGGCCGGTATTGGAGCGCATGGTACCAGGGGATCCATGATTGTAACGTAATTTTATCAAGAATAGATAATATCAAATGGCCCTCTGATGCCGATAAAAACCTGGTAAAAGCTACGGCTTTATTTCACCGCGCTTATCGTTACTATCGTTTAGTACATGAGTTTGGCGATGTGCCTCTGCTGCTTAAAGAAGAAACTGCCGTAAACACAGGCTACTTCAGTACCCAACGTATCGTTATCCTAAAACAAATGAAAACCGACCTGGAATTTGCCGTAGCTAACCTTACGGATGCAAATGCTAAAGGCGATATTTCAAAAGGCGGTGCCGCCCACCTTTTGGCCAAGGTTGACCTTGCGCTTGGTTTATTTGATGACGCTATCGCGGCAGCTAATGTAGCTATCAATGGCCCGTATCACTTAATGACCAGCCGCTTTGGTATTGTTGCGGGCGATGCCTCGAAAAACATCATCTGGGACCTTCACAGGCCGGAAAACAAAGCATTGGGAACCAATGCCGAGGCTTTGTACGTAGTGCTTGACCGCGAAACCCTTGACGGTGCAACACCAAACGGATCGCAGGTGATGAGGAACTGCGTGCCGATGTGGCATAACGGCACCATCCTTACGCCAGGAGCGCTTAAACCGGGTATCTCGGATAAAGTGACCGAGGAATTCCCGCTTACCTTATGGTATGGTCGTGGTATTGGCCGTTTACGCGGTACGCCATATGCTACCAAATATATCTGGACAGATAATACCGATTTAAGGCATGCTCCCGGCAACTGGATGAACATGACCGATCTTGTATTCAACAGCCCTGCCCTTAAAACTTCCGACCCTACCTGGTATGGCAAACACCTGGAGCAATATACCGATGCCAACGTAAGCAAACGCTTCCTGAACGGGGCCAAAGATACCATCCGTGCATGGTTTGGCTGGCCGCATTACAAAGTGTTTATTGGCTCAGGCCCTATCGCGCTTGATAAATGGTGGAGTCCGCCGCGCGGTACCAACACCGACTGGTACGTTTTCCGCTTAGCCGAAACCTACCTGTTACGTGCCGAAGCTTATGTATGGAAAGGACAAACAGGCCTTGCTATGGATGATATCAACAAAGTAAGGACCCGTGCAAACGCTCAACCGTTAACTGATGCCGGCAGTGTAAATATCGGTACCATTCTTGACGAGCGTCAAAGAGAACTGTATTGGGAAGAACCACGCAAAACCGAGCTTACCCGTATAGCGTTCATCTTTGCGCAAACCGGTATCCCTGCTTACAATGGCAAAACTTACAATGTGGCCAATTTTTCAACAAGCAACTTCTTCTACGACAGGATCATGGAGAAGAACGACTTTTATAAAAACCCTAACGTTGTAACTAACTCGGGTAACCACTTCACCATTTCGCCATACCACGTGCTTTGGCCTATCCCGCAAAGCGAGATCGACCTGAACGTAAATGGTCATATTAACCAAAGCAAAGGTTACGCAGGTGCCGAAACCAACATACCAGCACTTGATAAGGTAGTTCCATAATTTAGTTGATTGTGTAACATTTGGACCGGGCATTAGTCAATTGATTAATGTCCGGTTTTTTGTTTTATGCAGATTTTAAAGAATAAAATAATTAACCGCGGGCGCATTTATGTATTTGTTTTTTTCACATATTTAATCATTATTTAAACCTGATATCGAAAAACATGGGCCTGTTCAATATTCTTCGTAACGAATTTATAGATGTAATAGAGTGGGTTGATACCACTCAGAATACGCTTGTATGGAAATTCCCCCGCCATGATAACGCTATTAAAATGGGGGCGAAACTCATTGTGCGCGAGTCGCAAGCGGCTGTTTTCATGAACGAGGGGCGCATAGCCGACGTATATACTCCGGGTACTTACGAGCTTCAAACACAGAACATGCCCCTGTTAACAACCTTAATGAGCTGGAAATATGGCTTTGAAAGTCCCTTTAAGGTTGATATATTCTTCGTGAGCCTGCGCCAGTTCACAAACCAAAAATGGGGAACAAAAAATCCGGTTATGATCCGCGATGCAGAGTTTGGCCCGGTACGCTTGAGGGCATTTGGCTCATTTAACTTTAAGGTTCAGGACCCGAAGAAATTCATTACTGAGATCTCCGCCACCAATCCGGATTTTGTTATCGAAGATATCAATGAGCAACTGCGCAACACTGTGGTATCGCGTGGTATGGATGCCGTAGCCGAGTCGAAGATAAACGTACTCGACCTGGCAGCCAACTACAACGAAATGGGCAAATTCATCACAGAATCTATCCAGCCCGATTTTACCGAGCTTGGCCTTAACCTGACCAAGTTACTGGTTGAAAATATTTCCCTCCCCCCTGAAGTTGAGCAAATACTTGATAAACGCAGTGAAATGGGCATACTGGGCAATCTTGGTGCTTACGCTCAATTCCAGGCTGCCAATGCTATTGAAAAATCTGCCGAGAACACTATAGGTGGCAACCTGGGCGCTGCCGGTATGGGTTTGGGTGTTGGCGCAGCCATGATGGGCCAGGTAGGCAACATCTTTCAGCAAAACCAGGTTACTCCTAATAACACCGATAGTAGTGTGCCCCCACCTCCCCCTGCGCCTGCTGTTCAATACCATATTGTAAAAGATGGCAAATCTGACGGGCCACACTCGTTCAACGACATCAATGCCATGATTTCCAGCGGAGCGTTAAGCAGGGAGAGTATGATCTGGAAAAAAGGTATGGCTGCATGGGCCGCCGCATCGTCTGTTGAAGAAATTGCAGAACTGTTTAGTAATGTTCCTCCGCCGATAGCTTAACCTTCATCCGTTCCTAAATCTATTTCTGAAATGAACAACGAGGTTAACCCATCGGCTATAAACAATTCGTTAAACTGTTCGGGCTGCGGTGCCTTATTGCACTTTAATCCGGGTACCCATAACCTACTGTGCGATTATTGCGGCGTGAGCAATACAATTGAAAGCGCTCCCGACAGTCGCGATATTTTACCTTACGACTATGAAGAGTTTATTGCCGGTATCGATAGCAATAAACAAGGTGCAGATCTTAAAGTAGTTAATTGTAAAAACTGCGGTTCGCAAACTATTCTTGATCAGTTTGTAACATCAGATAAATGCCCCTTTTGCACAGCTCCACTGGTGCTTGACCTGGAAAGCGGGCAGCAATACGTACTTCCGCACTATATTTTACCCTTTGCCATTACTCAGCAACAGGGTATCGAATTTTTCAAAAAATGGTTAAAAAGCCTTTGGTGGGCGCCAAATGACCTGGCTAAAAAAGTAAGCGATGCTTCATCGGCACTAAAAGGCGTATACCTTCCCCATTGGACATACGATACCTACACCATAACGGATTACAACGGCGAACGCGGCGATTACTACTACACCACTGAAACCTATACCGAAACCGTTAACGGACGCGAAGAAACCAGAACCAGGCAAGTACGCCATACCGATTGGTCATACGCCTCAGGAAGAGTGGAATGCGATTTTAGGGATTTAATGGTCCCCGCCAGTAAATCATTACCCGAAAAAACACTGAATAAGCTTGGCCCCTGGAATTTTAACATGCTGGTTAAGTTTGATGAACGGTACATGAGCGGTTTCCGTTCCGAAACCTACCAGCTAAACCCGGAACAAGGCTTTGTTAAAGCAGCTGAGCAAACCGTTGGAGCGATTGACTCGGCCATAAGAGATGATATTGGTGGCGATGAGCAAAGGATAGATAGCACTGACACCCAATACCTTGATAAAGCGATCAAATACCTGATGCTGCCGGTTTGGGTAAGCGCCTATAACTACAATAACAAGATCTATCAATTTACAGTTAATGCCAGCACCGGCGAAGTTATTGGCCAACGACCCGTAAGTGCCCTCAAGATCATACTTGCGGTGTTGTTTGTAATAGCGCTGATAATAATTGGTGTAGTATTATATCAGAATGGGCATTCAGCGTAAAAGAACGTTATTGTACTACGCTTAAAGACTTACGAAGTTTTGAAAACTTCGTAAGTCTGGGCTTCATTAAAAAAAGCGTCATTGCGAAGTACGAAGCAATGACGCTTTATGGAGTATCTCGATCCCTTTTATTGAATAACAAGTTCCGGCTGCACCTTCTTAGGTCGCTGCTGCTTTACAGCCGGCTTTTTATTACGTTTCCCCCACCAAATATAAAAACCGGTAATAGGCAAACTGGCAGATACCATAGCCAGGAAAAACGCCACCACCTTACCTGGAATGCCTAAAATAGCACCTACATGGATATCGTAATTCATGCGGCGCAATTTATCGGCAGCACCGGCATCTGCATAACGCCCGGAGTATGGCCCTGCAGATTTAATCGGCTTCAGTGTGTACTGATCAAAATTGTAAATATTGGTTTTGTAGTAAGTGCCCGAACGCAGGTAAGCTATTACCTCAACTAAATCGGCCTTTTGGCGGGGTAAATTAATATAAAAGCCCTCTGGCTTATCTTGTATAGCAATCTGGTTCCATAATTTATCTACCGATGCCATATTAAAGGAAAGCCTTGTGGTAGTATCCGATACCATGGCGGTTTCTTCGGTTAATGATTTGCCGCCAGATGTAGCCCAATATACCGATTTGCTTACCCATTGAAAACTCCATACCAGGCCGGTTAACGCTATGATGAGCAGCAATAACATGCTGTAAAAACCAAACACATTATGCAGGTCGTAATTTACACGTTTAAAGCTGGCGTTCCATTTCACTTTAAAGCTTTTGTCACGAGTGGCTTTAGTCCACTTTTTGGGCCACCATAATACCAGGCCCGATAGCAAAAGCACTACAAAAATCAGTATGGCTACCCCAATTATAGGCCGGCCAATGGGGTATGGCAACCATAAGGCACGGTGCCCGTGCAGTATAAACCTAAAGAAATCAAAGTCGCCCTTATTCCCCACAAAGTCTGTAGTTGTTTTTTTCAATACGCGCCCGCTATACGGATCAATAAAAACGGTTATCAGCAAACCTGTTTTACGGCTGTAAGAAACCGCCGCGGCAGACTGATCTGGCAGTCCGTAATTTAGCGCGGTAGGTTTCATACCTGACACAGTTTTAACAGCGATGTCTGTTAACGCCGAAGGAGGCAGCATTTTTTTATTTTGCGGCTGTACGTGCGTCCAGGGTTCGGTTACACTACGAATCTCTTTTTCAAAAACATAAATGGCGCCTGTAATACTTACAATCACCACGATAATTCCCGAAAAAAGCCCAAGCCACAGGTGCAGCCACGCGGAGATCCTTTTAAACATCGAATCGCCTTTCTTTTTGGGTTTAACGGCTTTGGCCGGAGTAGCAGTTTTAAGCATACTAAACTAAAAAGGCAGGCCGGGATCCCGGCCTGCAGGTGAATAATTTTTTTAGAAACGATAGCTGATGCCAAGGCGGTAGTTACGTCCCGCTTCGGCCTGCCAGTAGTAATAAGTGGCATAAGCCGCGCCGCTGTACAGGTATTTGTCAAGCAGATTGTACACGTTAGCGCTTATCTTGATATGATCTTTACCCCAGAACAGGCCGCCATCAAACTTGTAATAATCTGGCAATTGCAGCTGGCCGCTGCTGGCGTTCCAGGTCCAGGTGGTACGGTCACCCTGGTAGGTTGCGCCGGCATAAATACCACTGTTTTTCAAGGGGCCGTTCTGTATGGTATAAGTTAATGACGCATTGATGTTATGTTTGGCATATCCCGGAACTTTGGCACCAACAACAGCCGTAGCAGGCAGGTTAGCCGCGCCCCCGGTTTTAGAGATCTTTGAATCGGTATAAGCATAGTTGGCTACTAACGAAAGACCACTGAAGATCTGTCCGCGGGTATCAAACTCAATACCCTGGGTTTTGGTTTGGCCAACATCTATCACAAAACCTTCTGAACCTTTGTTATCAGGGTCGGCGGTAAGGGTGTTGTTTTTAAGGATACGGTAAGCAGATAAAGTAGTGCTCCAGCTACCATCAAACCAGTCGCGTTTAATACCGGCTTCAAGGTTGTTACCTGTGATAGGTTTTGGCAGGCTACCATCACGGATCAGGGCGCTTTGCGGCACAAATGATTGGTCATACAGGCCATAAACGGATGTCATTCTGTCGATATTTACACTTACACCAAAACGAGGGGTAAATTTCTTCTGGTTACGGCCAGCAAGGTAATTGATCTCTTTTACATAAGTATAACGACCCGCAATGGTTACACGCAGTACGTTATCAAAAAAGCCCAGCTCGTCCTGGCCGTACACACCTGTGTATGATTGGCTTGAAAGGTTGCCCGCGCCACGTTGTGCCAATGGTTTCGACCTGTCAAATACCGGTAAACCTAAAGCAGGCTGATTGTAAACCGGGTTATTGATATTAAAAGGTTTAGCATCGCTGTCAATAGCTCCGCCTTGCCCCCAATCGGCAATATATTGTTTGTTGCCCAGGTCAAGGCCACCCAATATCCGGTGACGCACTACGCCGGTTTGTACATCGCCATTTAAAAATACCTGGCCAAATTTCATCACGTTTGATGCATCCCAGATACTAACGCTCCTGATCAGATCGCCATTGGCTTTTACACTGTTTACCCAGGCCGAGCTTCCCTGCTGCTGGTAGTTAAAATAACCCAGCTGGCCGGTTAATTTCCAGTGCTCATCAATCTGGTGGTTAAGGTAAATAAAGGCGCTGTTATCTTTAATATAAGTAGGTGCTATACCGGGTTCTGTTATGGTAAAATCACGAGGTTTTATAGCATAGCCCTGGGTTGCAAAAACATAGTACGAACCAAGGTTTGATAATTTAGCGTGCTGATAGGTATACTCAAAGGTAAGCGAGGTTTTATCATCAACTTTCCAGGTAAGTACAGGAGCTATGCTGAAACGATCATTAAACTCGTAATTGCGGAACGAGTTTTTGGTTTGATCCATTAAGTTTAAACGATAAGAGAGGCTACCCGATTTAGTGGCTTTACCATCCAGATCTAAAGTGGCACGATACAAGTCATAGCTGCCCATGGTCATCGTGGCCTCGCCGTTAAAATCACGGCCGGTAGGCTTTTTGGTAACTACGTTGTAGATACCGCTTGGCTCGCCATTGCTCATCATAAAGCCGGCCGGACCTTTTACAAATTCAATACGGTCAACAAAGCTCATATCTTCGCTAAGCGGCCCCCAGTTTGAGGTTACGTTCATGCCATTACGGAATGCTGCTGCACGGCTACCGCGCATATTTACACGGGTGCACAGGTCGCCCCAGTGCTCCAAACGGGTTGCACCACTCACGTTACGGGTAACACCATCGCTCATGGAAATCACCTGCTGATCAGACAGCGTTTGAGAGGTAATTACCTGGATGTTTTGAGGAGCCTCCAGCAAAGGTTCATTTAGGCGGATAGAGTTGGAGGGCACATCAGCTTTATAGCGGCTTTTAGCGCCGGTGATAGCAACCTCTTTTAATAAGCTGGCATTTTCTTTCAGCATAAAATCAAGCGTTTGCGTACTGCCGGATGCTACAGTTACAGATTGCTCTTCGGGTGCAAGGCCAACGGCAGATACACGGATAGTGTAGCTTCCGGGCTTGATTTTACCAATGGCATAACGACCATCGGCATCCGTAAGGGCACCATAAGTTGTGTTTTTTAAGGCAACGGTAATGCCGATTGCAGGCTGGCCGTCGGCTGTGGTAACCTTACCTTTTATGCTACCGGTTGCACCATCATCAGCCTTAGCTGTGAAAGTTGAAAAAGACAGGATGATTAAGAGAAAGTAAAAATGTTGAAATAATAGTGAA includes:
- a CDS encoding SusC/RagA family TonB-linked outer membrane protein, with the translated sequence MKKKITLIFVLLITILTRTFAQDVTVKGIVKDSQGLPIPGATVKNKSTGAVTVTDVKGGYSITANSNATLVFSFVGSATQEQQIKGRTTIDVTLADANKQLEEVVVIGYGTRAVKDVTGAISSVKAEKLENEHPASATDIIRGNIPGISVALNTSAKGGGTGDLQIRGKASLSGNVQPVIVLDGVIYPGQLADINPNDIDRVDVLRDPSALAVYGAQSAGGVVAITTKKGKKGGTQITLNANFGIAQLLQNQKYYTGDGFLNWRADGARSSNTSNPYYYYSNPNKLPDGVTLAQFLNGATGDPTTIWLQRLGLFPNEIANYQAGKMTDWSKLIFRNGFRQDYTGSFSGSSETVKYYVSGNYTKNQNLIQGGQYTDGRFRVNLEGKAAKFLTLGVNAQFASRDEGAASTPLSGQAIDATEADWTQIINSSPYGDMYNADGSLRRIDTDDSGLNQRNPFLGNRYNQNVAVQNTLFSVLFARLDLPFGIKYTVNYAPTIESYRNFFFRPVANPNELSGGTAIRTQENRYRYNLDNILSWNKTFGIHSFDATFLLNKEKYQTWYTNASNTQLTPTDILGYHNIGAGTLPVESSDDRIYNADAIMGRINYTLLGRYILTATVRRDGFSAFGLEHPREVYPSAAVAWVFSDESFMKGDAFKWLDYGKLRFSYGANGNRTSTTTADPSISLAVLGGIKYPTANNSGTVTNNSGIYVSTLQNAQLKWERTVGPNIGLDFTILHNRLSGSIDVYDRKTTDLLVKRSILDVQGYNSSGDLPGGANNSNPYTNIGQVNNKGFEISLDGKIMKSENFNWNASGTFFLNRNKIVHLYGAFPVTDANGVTTNVEKDDIGNGWFIGHDINAVWDYKIQGVWKTTEADQAAKYGAKPGDFKLQDVNGDFKFTNDDKQFLGSQNPSFSWSLRNDFNIFKHFDVSFLLVSSIGALKQYNQALNNPGSVGFARMNSYVLPYWTPDNQIDDYARLNSGSSGTTINVWRKASFVRLQTASIGYTFSPQLIKRLGISSAKLFVNASNAAVFSSWPLWDPQNGGPTPRYLSAGFNVVF
- a CDS encoding RagB/SusD family nutrient uptake outer membrane protein — translated: MNKINKNIMAAALTAATIFITGGCTKRADLYPQAPSKFTPDVTYTSPAAFKAALATLNVSVRFEYFGDSAPLLTESIFTDAAVEGTTDKTTPAQDLNARITPTANLNSDDYNKIGRYWSAWYQGIHDCNVILSRIDNIKWPSDADKNLVKATALFHRAYRYYRLVHEFGDVPLLLKEETAVNTGYFSTQRIVILKQMKTDLEFAVANLTDANAKGDISKGGAAHLLAKVDLALGLFDDAIAAANVAINGPYHLMTSRFGIVAGDASKNIIWDLHRPENKALGTNAEALYVVLDRETLDGATPNGSQVMRNCVPMWHNGTILTPGALKPGISDKVTEEFPLTLWYGRGIGRLRGTPYATKYIWTDNTDLRHAPGNWMNMTDLVFNSPALKTSDPTWYGKHLEQYTDANVSKRFLNGAKDTIRAWFGWPHYKVFIGSGPIALDKWWSPPRGTNTDWYVFRLAETYLLRAEAYVWKGQTGLAMDDINKVRTRANAQPLTDAGSVNIGTILDERQRELYWEEPRKTELTRIAFIFAQTGIPAYNGKTYNVANFSTSNFFYDRIMEKNDFYKNPNVVTNSGNHFTISPYHVLWPIPQSEIDLNVNGHINQSKGYAGAETNIPALDKVVP
- a CDS encoding SPFH domain-containing protein, producing the protein MGLFNILRNEFIDVIEWVDTTQNTLVWKFPRHDNAIKMGAKLIVRESQAAVFMNEGRIADVYTPGTYELQTQNMPLLTTLMSWKYGFESPFKVDIFFVSLRQFTNQKWGTKNPVMIRDAEFGPVRLRAFGSFNFKVQDPKKFITEISATNPDFVIEDINEQLRNTVVSRGMDAVAESKINVLDLAANYNEMGKFITESIQPDFTELGLNLTKLLVENISLPPEVEQILDKRSEMGILGNLGAYAQFQAANAIEKSAENTIGGNLGAAGMGLGVGAAMMGQVGNIFQQNQVTPNNTDSSVPPPPPAPAVQYHIVKDGKSDGPHSFNDINAMISSGALSRESMIWKKGMAAWAAASSVEEIAELFSNVPPPIA
- a CDS encoding zinc finger domain-containing protein gives rise to the protein MNNEVNPSAINNSLNCSGCGALLHFNPGTHNLLCDYCGVSNTIESAPDSRDILPYDYEEFIAGIDSNKQGADLKVVNCKNCGSQTILDQFVTSDKCPFCTAPLVLDLESGQQYVLPHYILPFAITQQQGIEFFKKWLKSLWWAPNDLAKKVSDASSALKGVYLPHWTYDTYTITDYNGERGDYYYTTETYTETVNGREETRTRQVRHTDWSYASGRVECDFRDLMVPASKSLPEKTLNKLGPWNFNMLVKFDERYMSGFRSETYQLNPEQGFVKAAEQTVGAIDSAIRDDIGGDEQRIDSTDTQYLDKAIKYLMLPVWVSAYNYNNKIYQFTVNASTGEVIGQRPVSALKIILAVLFVIALIIIGVVLYQNGHSA
- a CDS encoding PepSY-associated TM helix domain-containing protein, which codes for MLKTATPAKAVKPKKKGDSMFKRISAWLHLWLGLFSGIIVVIVSITGAIYVFEKEIRSVTEPWTHVQPQNKKMLPPSALTDIAVKTVSGMKPTALNYGLPDQSAAAVSYSRKTGLLITVFIDPYSGRVLKKTTTDFVGNKGDFDFFRFILHGHRALWLPYPIGRPIIGVAILIFVVLLLSGLVLWWPKKWTKATRDKSFKVKWNASFKRVNYDLHNVFGFYSMLLLLIIALTGLVWSFQWVSKSVYWATSGGKSLTEETAMVSDTTTRLSFNMASVDKLWNQIAIQDKPEGFYINLPRQKADLVEVIAYLRSGTYYKTNIYNFDQYTLKPIKSAGPYSGRYADAGAADKLRRMNYDIHVGAILGIPGKVVAFFLAMVSASLPITGFYIWWGKRNKKPAVKQQRPKKVQPELVIQ